One window of Cellulomonas shaoxiangyii genomic DNA carries:
- a CDS encoding S8 family serine peptidase: MRRVPVAATLATAAAAGLLAVVPAAAAAGTPVTTGAVTAGPVTAGPVTAGPLAAGPRTAAAATGCEPGNVQWTPQTPPALDMLQARLAWTVTRGAGVLVAVVDSGVDAANAHLTDALTGGVDLVGDGLGANGYADLHGHGTAVAGTIAAREHPGSGVVGLAPEARLFSVRVFASDDQKAREAGVGPDATRLADGIRAAADAGAQVVAVAMSSPDDTPALAEAVAYAAGRGALVVASGGNASTEEGTRYPAAAPGALGVTAVDAAGSPSLATHHGPHVRVAAPGQQVLTSAVAAGDCMYAQQEPRASFATGYAAGAAALVAAAHPDETPAQWAHRLEATAVRPDPDHRDDAIGWGVVQPYEAIVLVPDGSIRGPADPVTGAAPAPLRPEVAAPRVHRSQDPWGPVRGMGTVVTVLALSAVGVLGAVAVLRTRRHAPAVDPVGEPGDAARDEDADDAAR, encoded by the coding sequence GTGAGGCGCGTCCCCGTCGCCGCCACGCTCGCCACCGCCGCCGCGGCGGGGCTGCTCGCGGTGGTCCCCGCGGCCGCCGCCGCCGGGACGCCCGTCACCACCGGCGCCGTCACGGCCGGTCCGGTCACGGCCGGTCCGGTCACGGCCGGCCCCCTCGCGGCCGGTCCCCGCACGGCGGCCGCCGCCACGGGCTGCGAGCCCGGCAACGTGCAGTGGACGCCCCAGACGCCGCCCGCGCTCGACATGCTGCAGGCACGGCTGGCCTGGACCGTCACGCGCGGCGCGGGCGTGCTCGTCGCCGTCGTGGACTCCGGGGTCGACGCGGCGAACGCGCACCTGACGGACGCGCTGACGGGCGGTGTCGACCTGGTCGGCGACGGGCTCGGTGCCAACGGCTACGCCGACCTGCACGGGCACGGCACGGCCGTGGCCGGCACGATCGCCGCCCGCGAGCACCCCGGCTCGGGCGTCGTGGGGCTCGCGCCCGAGGCGCGGCTGTTCTCCGTGCGCGTGTTCGCGTCCGACGACCAGAAGGCGCGCGAGGCCGGCGTCGGACCCGACGCGACGCGGCTGGCGGACGGCATCCGCGCCGCCGCCGACGCCGGGGCCCAGGTGGTCGCCGTCGCGATGTCCAGCCCCGACGACACGCCCGCGCTGGCCGAGGCCGTCGCCTACGCCGCGGGGCGGGGCGCGCTCGTCGTCGCGTCCGGGGGGAACGCGAGCACCGAGGAGGGCACGCGCTACCCCGCCGCCGCGCCCGGTGCGCTCGGCGTTACCGCCGTCGACGCCGCGGGCAGCCCCTCGCTCGCCACCCACCACGGGCCGCACGTGCGCGTCGCGGCGCCCGGGCAGCAGGTGCTCACGAGCGCCGTCGCCGCCGGGGACTGCATGTACGCGCAGCAGGAGCCGCGCGCGAGCTTCGCGACCGGCTACGCGGCCGGCGCCGCCGCGCTGGTGGCGGCGGCGCACCCGGACGAGACGCCCGCGCAGTGGGCGCACCGGCTCGAGGCCACCGCCGTGCGCCCGGACCCGGACCACCGGGACGACGCGATCGGGTGGGGCGTCGTCCAGCCGTACGAGGCGATCGTGCTCGTGCCCGACGGGTCGATCCGCGGCCCGGCGGACCCCGTCACGGGTGCCGCCCCCGCGCCGCTGCGCCCGGAGGTCGCCGCGCCCCGGGTGCACCGCTCGCAGGACCCGTGGGGGCCCGTGCGTGGCATGGGGACGGTCGTCACCGTGCTGGCGCTCAGCGCCGTGGGCGTGCTCGGTGCCGTCGCGGTGCTCCGCACGCGCCGGCACGCTCCGGCCGTCGACCCGGTGGGCGAGCCGGGCGACGCGGCGCGCGACGAGGACGCCGACGACGCAGCGCGCTGA
- a CDS encoding PP2C family protein-serine/threonine phosphatase translates to MTGRHEVGGVVLVTAAATETGRLAAGNADACRVAPPVFVVADGTGADATGAAASAAVVAAFTAEVPAGAPATLDQVRRALERAHVEVGALARDTGGRTGSTVTGAVLTLHEGRPHWLVLNVGDSRVYRLLRGELHLLTVDHTQAPDEARSERPGARRPGGRAALTRAVGAPDATADSWLLPVVDGERLLLCSAGLARNLADETVQAVLALSGAPATAASALVGHAARAGTGEDVTVVVVDVLSGGRSPGLDDTSRGTGTRTDTVDDDTRVVRR, encoded by the coding sequence GTGACCGGCCGCCACGAGGTCGGCGGCGTCGTGCTCGTCACGGCGGCCGCGACGGAGACCGGGCGGCTCGCCGCGGGCAACGCGGACGCGTGCCGGGTCGCCCCACCGGTGTTCGTCGTCGCCGACGGCACCGGCGCCGACGCCACGGGTGCCGCCGCCAGCGCGGCCGTCGTCGCGGCCTTCACCGCCGAGGTCCCCGCCGGCGCACCGGCGACGCTCGACCAGGTCCGCCGCGCGCTCGAGCGCGCGCACGTCGAGGTCGGGGCGCTGGCCCGCGACACCGGCGGGCGCACCGGCAGCACGGTCACCGGTGCGGTGCTCACCCTGCACGAGGGGCGGCCGCACTGGCTCGTCCTCAACGTCGGCGACTCACGCGTGTACCGGCTGCTGCGCGGGGAGCTGCACCTGCTGACGGTCGACCACACGCAGGCACCCGACGAGGCCCGGTCCGAGCGGCCGGGCGCGCGCCGCCCGGGCGGACGAGCCGCGCTCACGCGGGCCGTCGGGGCGCCCGACGCCACCGCCGACTCGTGGCTCCTGCCGGTCGTCGACGGGGAGCGGCTGCTGCTGTGCTCGGCCGGTCTCGCGCGCAACCTCGCCGACGAGACCGTCCAGGCGGTCCTCGCGCTGAGCGGGGCCCCCGCCACGGCCGCGTCGGCGCTCGTCGGCCACGCCGCCCGGGCCGGTACCGGGGAGGACGTGACCGTCGTGGTCGTCGACGTCCTGTCGGGCGGGCGGTCGCCGGGCCTCGACGACACCTCGCGGGGGACCGGCACCCGCACCGACACCGTGGACGACGACACCCGGGTGGTCCGCCGATGA